Sequence from the Triticum aestivum cultivar Chinese Spring unplaced genomic scaffold, IWGSC CS RefSeq v2.1 scaffold66322, whole genome shotgun sequence genome:
GAAATTCTCTGGAGTAGTAGCCGCATTTCAGGCTCACCAAGCAGCTCCACTCTCTTTTGCATCGCCTTAGATACCAGTTTGCGGAGCTCCACTTTCTTTTCCTGGATTGACACTCAGAGATCAAGTAACCGCTGGTTGTGATTGATAAGTAATTAAGAAGAATGCTTTCCAAGACTATCAATCAAGTGAGGTCCGACATATACAGATGCATCGTACATGTGTGTGTGGCATTAGTCACAGAATCATACTTACTGTATATGGATAAATGAAGTCGCAGGATCATACTAGGAAGTGCATCAAGCACAAGATGAGACGGTTCAAGATACCAAAACCGCAGCAACATTCAAGATACACATCAATATGTCTAAAGCCGTCATCTTGACAACATCTGTCGATACTCCTAACTCATTGATGAAGGAATACATAAAGTGTGAGCCgaatacccagacctctcacctaatCCTAACATCGAAAGCAGGGGGCCCCAACCAAACCACACACCAGGTCAGGGGCACAAACCAGTCCGACACACTCTCATGGGTAGTCGCCGCTGTCTTCCatcgatccatcttcagagcagatactTACACATCGACCTTGCCAGGCCGGTTGTCGATGCCACCACGGCGCCAGACAACAGATCCTCCCTACGCGCGTCCATCATCACACATCCATCGCCGAGGCCCTGCCGCGCCATGTCACCAAGACTCCACGTCGTCGATGCGTCACATGGAACGCCTCTCCACGGCAGATGCCGTCCACTGATCCCTCGAGCCTATGcatacctccaagaatgacgcccccaagaggTACAAATACAAGAGCGCCGCCATCATCTGATcgaccgatctagggttttccgaGAAGGTGGCGGATAGGAGTCTAGAGTTTCTCCACGATGATGCCttcaggaaggggacgacgcagaaaACGCCACCATCGCCGACCTTGGCAATGAGCCAGGAGtagggttttcacccggatccacTCGAGAAACCTCCATCCAGCCTCGTGCGCATGGGGCCGCCACCGCATATGGAGCAGGCGGCACCGGCCAGAACAGATCTGATGGAGACCAGACCATACGTACAGCTGATCCATCCACCACGCCCTCCATGCCGCAGCAGCCAATCCGAGATCCGATCGGCTGCAgcaccgcccgccgccgctgcgAACCAAGGCCGGCCGCCGCGCCGCAGGACCCGACCAGCGCCGCACTTCCAGACGCTAGGGACCCCGCCCCACCCCAAGCCGCGGGAGAGAAGGAGAGACGCCCGCCACCGCCATCTGCCCCGGGCTTAGCTCGGCGGCGTCACGTGGCGGCgacgggaggagaggagggagtagATCGGGGCTCGGCGGCGCCTAGGGTAGTGGCCCGCCTGAGTCGCCCGATGCGGAGCGACACGGGGGGAGCGACTTATGTGTTGCAACTAATGATTTGCTTGAGGGATGGGTGAACAGACATGCTCGGACCAACCATGAAAATAAGGTTGCCGGATGATATGATTTGCATGCAGTAAGAAGTTACTCAGGATATACAGGTTCAGGCCCGGCCGGTAAACAAGTATATATGATGACactaagtaaataattaattttgCTCTTGTTTTAGCTAATACAGGAGACACATGCTAGTTGATGTTTCAGTTGCACGGGATTCGATAGGTCATAAGAAGATGTCAATTTTGGTTAAGATATGTACCTCGCTGGAGGCCTCGCTGGAGAGCTGGCGGGAGCGCATGAGCCTGCTTGGCGCGAGCAGGCGTCCCTCCTGCATGACCGCCGCCTGCGTTCGCTGGAGCAGGGAGCAACCGAGCTTCCTCGCCGCGCACCGaaccgccgccatcgtcgccggcctGCATACAATTTGTTAGGGATTAGGATGACAAGTCCATCACCGCCGGCCGGCCGCGTATACACACACACCATCGATCGGGTCGCAGCCGTGGCGATTTCGGTAGGTTTTGGTGAGCGTACCTTAATTGCGGGTCTGGGCGTTCCGTCTTCCTCAGGCGGCTAGGGGTGCTTTTCTTGCGCTGTCCGGAAGGTGCGGTGCGCCAACTTACAATCTTGCGACCAGGCCCGGCCGAGTGCAGTTCTTGTTATTTGAGAGTTCTTGTTCTTGGAGGTTTCGGCCCAACTGTGGAGATCTCGGTAGGTTTCCTTTCTCTTTCCTAACCCCTAAAAATACTCTTTtggtgtttctcaaaaaaaaaaaaactctttCGGTGAGCGTACCTTGTGGATGTGGGCTTTCCTTCTCAAGCAGCTAGGGTTCCTCTTTCACCTCACCGCAAACCTAAACTGACCGGATCTCGGAAGACCCATCAGAGGCACAAAATCACACACCCTCCATCGATGATAAGCACCCCAACAAAACGGGGATAGAACAAGGAAGACACTATTCCTAAATGGGGAAGCGCCGGCCCCACGTTGTCCCTAACCAAACATGAAGACACTCTGAAGAACACATGAGACGAATTTCCCATGCCATTGTATGCCAAGTTCGGATCAAAGATCGAACTCGCCGTCGTCCAGAGGCATGCGTCGATATCGTCATTTTTAGTGGCCTAGCCAGGCGAGCTGCCGCACAAGCTCAACACACT
This genomic interval carries:
- the LOC123172108 gene encoding uncharacterized protein, which gives rise to MAAVRCAARKLGCSLLQRTQAAVMQEGRLLAPSRLMRSRQLSSEASSEEKKVELRKLVSKAMQKRVELLGEPEMRLLLQRISLPKGTPKPHATPWTWGRFATRLKCYMEAAANLTVFLAVTAYVVCVKGDRGVQEQVQGVNEENQ